A region from the bacterium genome encodes:
- a CDS encoding DHA2 family efflux MFS transporter permease subunit, translated as MSSKELNISLTENEDWKPSINPWLISIAVMLGTFMVVLDSSVANVALPHMAGSFSASANESLWILTSYLIANGIILPSTAWFSGIFGRKNFFIICIIIFTIASAACGASTSLGMMIFSRIIQGLGGGALMPISQAVLLESFPKEKRGMAMALFGLGVIFAPIIGPTLGGWITDNYSWHWIFYINVPIGVLAVFLSNLFVEDPPYAMKKGFQKIDYLGFGSLIIWLVSLQMVLDNGQKLDWFNSSWVCWTSAVSTTAMIFFIAWELHFKDSIIDLNVFKDRNFTVGTILNTLFSGILYSTLAILPLFLQNLLGYTAYYSGMAITPRGIGCLFSILLAGYLSNKFDARVLVAFGFVSLGFGCLILGDLNLQISMNNIILPNIICGAAMGFIFIPLTIVSFGTLKNEQMANATGLQNLLKNIGGGIGVSIVGTLLSRFAQVHQANMVSHLNPYNPIFQQKVSAAAHFLSIHMSPVIAAHKANFLMYGSLLKQAYLWSFIDNFRLYGIICLILTPTAFLLKKVKPHKATGEVSMH; from the coding sequence ATGAGTTCAAAGGAATTGAATATTTCTTTGACAGAAAATGAGGATTGGAAGCCAAGTATAAATCCATGGCTAATTTCCATTGCCGTTATGCTCGGGACTTTTATGGTTGTGCTTGACTCCTCTGTTGCGAACGTTGCATTGCCTCATATGGCAGGAAGTTTTTCCGCAAGTGCAAATGAATCGTTGTGGATATTAACCAGCTACCTCATTGCAAATGGCATAATTTTACCCTCGACAGCCTGGTTTAGTGGTATATTCGGAAGAAAAAACTTTTTTATTATATGTATAATAATTTTCACAATTGCCTCTGCGGCGTGCGGTGCTTCTACAAGTTTGGGGATGATGATATTTTCCCGCATAATTCAGGGTTTGGGGGGTGGAGCGCTCATGCCTATATCGCAAGCTGTTCTGTTGGAAAGTTTTCCTAAAGAAAAACGTGGAATGGCAATGGCATTATTTGGATTAGGTGTAATTTTTGCGCCGATTATAGGACCAACTCTGGGTGGATGGATTACTGACAATTATTCATGGCACTGGATTTTTTATATCAACGTACCGATAGGAGTTTTAGCAGTATTTCTTTCCAATTTGTTTGTTGAAGACCCGCCTTATGCAATGAAAAAAGGTTTTCAAAAAATAGATTATCTCGGATTTGGCTCATTAATAATATGGCTGGTATCTTTGCAAATGGTTTTAGATAACGGGCAAAAACTTGACTGGTTTAATTCAAGCTGGGTATGCTGGACATCAGCTGTTTCAACAACAGCAATGATATTTTTTATAGCCTGGGAACTTCATTTTAAAGACTCTATAATTGATTTAAACGTATTCAAAGATCGTAATTTTACCGTTGGAACTATTTTAAACACCTTATTTAGCGGAATTTTGTACAGTACACTTGCAATATTGCCATTATTTTTGCAAAATCTGCTCGGATATACGGCATATTACAGCGGAATGGCAATAACCCCAAGAGGAATCGGCTGCCTTTTTTCAATTCTTCTTGCAGGTTATTTATCAAATAAATTTGATGCCCGTGTGCTTGTCGCTTTTGGTTTTGTTTCCCTTGGTTTTGGCTGTCTTATTCTTGGTGATCTCAACCTCCAAATATCAATGAATAATATTATATTGCCAAATATTATCTGTGGAGCAGCTATGGGGTTTATATTTATCCCATTAACAATAGTTTCTTTCGGGACTTTAAAAAACGAACAAATGGCAAATGCTACAGGTCTTCAAAATTTACTGAAAAATATCGGCGGCGGAATCGGTGTATCTATTGTAGGAACTTTGCTTTCTCGCTTTGCACAAGTTCATCAGGCAAATATGGTTTCACATTTAAATCCGTATAACCCTATTTTTCAGCAAAAAGTCAGCGCAGCCGCGCATTTTTTATCTATACATATGAGTCCTGTTATAGCGGCCCACAAAGCAAATTTTCTTATGTACGGCAGTTTGCTTAAACAGGCGTATCTCTGGTCATTTATAGATAATTTCAGACTATACGGCATAATTTGTTTAATTTTAACGCCAACAGCCTTCCTTCTTAAGAAAGTTAAGCCTCACAAGGCTACAGGCGAAGTGAGTATGCATTAG
- a CDS encoding leucyl aminopeptidase, with protein sequence MELKVKKDSIKNTSCDVLVVNLFEGVKIPEGATGTLDKALDNLISSYVIEKEKFKGKLNEIYVLPTYGKIPADKVLLVGLGKSEEFNLNKIREISAKVIKKAKAIKASKICSILHGAGIAGLNAFDCAQMIAEGAIIGDYEFKKYKSKKDDDENNKNQIEILEIVELDDSKTESIELGLERGKIIANSLNFARNLINEPPCEATPEKLAEVAASLEGVECKIFEKDEIEKMEMGSFLAVAKGSAKPPKFIHLIYKPSGEAKKKVAIVGKGITFDSGGLDLKPASSMRQMKGDMSGSAITLAVMKALVLLKPAIEVHGIIAACENMPGCQAYKPGDILRAKNGKTIEVDNTDAEGRLTLADALCYATEQKVDEIIDIATLTGACMVALGQIASGIMGNNQELIDKLILSAEKGGERFWQLPLYDEHKDDIKSDIADMKNAGSRYAGASTAGIFLKEYVGETKWAHIDIAGPAILEKEHKELSKGPSACGMRALINYILSI encoded by the coding sequence ATGGAATTAAAAGTAAAAAAGGACTCTATAAAAAACACAAGCTGCGATGTGCTTGTAGTAAACCTATTTGAGGGTGTAAAAATCCCTGAAGGAGCAACAGGAACTCTAGATAAAGCTCTTGATAACCTGATTTCTTCTTATGTTATAGAAAAAGAAAAATTCAAAGGGAAATTGAATGAAATTTATGTTTTGCCAACCTACGGAAAAATTCCTGCCGACAAAGTTCTTTTAGTCGGGCTTGGAAAATCAGAAGAATTTAATTTAAATAAAATAAGAGAAATTTCAGCTAAAGTAATCAAAAAAGCCAAAGCAATAAAAGCCTCTAAAATATGTTCTATTCTTCATGGTGCAGGTATTGCGGGGCTGAATGCTTTTGACTGCGCACAAATGATTGCGGAAGGCGCAATTATAGGTGATTATGAATTTAAAAAATACAAATCAAAAAAAGACGATGACGAAAATAATAAAAACCAAATCGAGATTCTGGAAATAGTTGAACTCGATGATTCAAAGACGGAAAGCATCGAACTGGGTTTGGAAAGAGGAAAGATTATAGCAAATTCGCTTAACTTTGCACGAAACCTTATAAACGAACCTCCATGCGAAGCAACTCCCGAAAAATTAGCCGAAGTCGCTGCTTCACTTGAAGGAGTCGAATGTAAAATTTTTGAAAAAGATGAAATTGAAAAAATGGAAATGGGGTCTTTTCTCGCAGTCGCAAAGGGAAGTGCAAAGCCGCCAAAATTTATACACCTGATATATAAACCTTCAGGAGAAGCTAAGAAAAAAGTTGCTATTGTCGGAAAAGGAATTACTTTTGACAGCGGAGGTCTTGACCTTAAACCTGCTTCTTCAATGCGTCAGATGAAAGGTGATATGTCAGGCTCGGCAATTACTCTTGCTGTTATGAAAGCTCTTGTTCTCTTAAAACCTGCTATTGAAGTTCATGGAATAATAGCAGCCTGCGAAAACATGCCCGGCTGTCAGGCTTATAAACCGGGAGATATTTTAAGGGCAAAAAATGGAAAAACAATAGAAGTTGATAATACCGATGCTGAAGGAAGACTAACACTTGCTGATGCTCTTTGTTACGCTACAGAGCAAAAGGTTGATGAAATTATTGACATCGCAACCCTTACAGGAGCATGTATGGTCGCACTAGGCCAGATAGCTTCAGGGATTATGGGCAATAACCAAGAATTAATCGACAAATTAATCCTTTCAGCGGAAAAAGGCGGCGAAAGATTCTGGCAATTACCTCTTTATGATGAACACAAAGACGATATTAAAAGCGATATTGCCGATATGAAAAATGCCGGTTCTCGTTATGCAGGAGCAAGCACAGCAGGTATTTTCCTGAAAGAATATGTTGGTGAAACAAAATGGGCTCATATAGATATAGCAGGTCCTGCTATTCTTGAAAAAGAACATAAAGAACTTTCAAAAGGTCCTTCAGCCTGCGGAATGAGAGCTTTAATAAATTATATTTTAAGCATCTAA
- a CDS encoding response regulator transcription factor, translating to MNNRVLIVDDDIEIMDWLSMDLQMSGFCTDSATDGLSGLQKAQNGNYDIIILDVMMPNMDGFEVCKNIRKSAKTKNIPIILLTAKGTIEDKITGFGSGADDYLVKPFDIQELLVRMRALLRRTDTAQTHSEEILTSGNFRLYPDSLEVNVTDKLVKLTPTEFEILYCLMQHINQAVSLPTLLGEVWGYDVDEDVRMLRVHVGGLRNKIEPDPKKPKYLHTIINAGYKLVPWGEVRENLV from the coding sequence ATGAATAACAGAGTTTTGATTGTTGATGACGATATTGAAATTATGGACTGGCTGTCTATGGATCTTCAGATGAGCGGTTTTTGTACAGATTCAGCAACGGACGGACTAAGCGGTCTTCAAAAAGCTCAAAACGGGAACTACGATATAATAATCCTTGATGTTATGATGCCAAATATGGATGGTTTTGAAGTTTGCAAAAATATTAGAAAATCCGCCAAAACAAAAAATATTCCTATTATTCTTTTGACAGCAAAAGGCACGATTGAAGACAAAATCACAGGTTTTGGCTCGGGAGCCGATGATTATCTGGTTAAACCTTTTGACATTCAGGAGCTTCTTGTCAGAATGAGAGCCTTATTAAGACGCACAGATACCGCGCAGACTCATTCCGAAGAAATACTTACAAGCGGTAATTTTAGGCTTTATCCTGATTCTCTTGAAGTTAACGTAACTGATAAACTTGTAAAGCTAACCCCTACAGAGTTTGAGATTCTTTATTGTCTTATGCAGCATATCAATCAAGCCGTAAGCCTTCCTACTCTTCTTGGTGAAGTGTGGGGTTATGATGTAGACGAAGACGTCAGAATGCTCAGAGTACATGTTGGAGGGTTGCGAAACAAGATAGAACCTGATCCAAAAAAGCCAAAGTATCTTCATACCATTATAAATGCCGGATATAAACTTGTTCCCTGGGGGGAAGTTAGAGAAAATTTAGTATAA
- a CDS encoding prepilin-type N-terminal cleavage/methylation domain-containing protein has translation MQKRQGFTLLELLIVVVILGVLALIAAPSLLNAADQAKEGTVKANISAAASSVTSRIALDLSTTNTTADIADAIVTDLNAENKNPFDTTAVAFATSGTTAGSVVISATDADTITITGYGKTGNLLLTKTINAPESN, from the coding sequence ATGCAAAAAAGACAGGGCTTCACTCTTTTAGAACTTTTGATAGTTGTTGTTATTTTAGGTGTTTTGGCATTAATTGCAGCCCCGAGTTTATTAAATGCGGCAGATCAGGCAAAAGAAGGTACGGTAAAAGCTAACATAAGCGCTGCTGCTTCCTCGGTAACAAGCAGGATTGCTCTTGATTTATCAACAACCAATACAACGGCAGATATAGCTGATGCCATTGTAACAGACTTAAATGCTGAAAACAAAAACCCGTTTGATACTACTGCTGTTGCTTTTGCAACAAGCGGAACTACTGCAGGCTCCGTTGTGATTAGCGCTACTGACGCTGACACCATAACTATTACAGGATACGGAAAAACAGGAAACCTGCTTCTTACAAAAACAATTAACGCACCTGAGAGCAACTAA
- the kdsA gene encoding 3-deoxy-8-phosphooctulonate synthase: MLKQVEFKMSLQSDSPVSQQNNFFIGGNKPVIMAGPCVIEEDESILFKTAEKLKEITQKLDIPYIFKASYDKANRTSLDSYRGVGLEEGLKLLAKIKKEFDLPVVTDIHHPDDAAIVAEVADVLQIPAFLSRQTDILVAAAKTGKIINIKKGQFLAPKQIENSAKKVIKSGNDRVVIIERGTTFGYGNLVSDMRAIPIIQNLGYPVIFDATHSVQLPGGAGDSTTGERQFVSTLAKAAIAAGCNGLFMEIHPDPDNAPCDGPNMIPLDKAYDLLSVCKEIFEVVNR, encoded by the coding sequence TTGTTAAAACAAGTTGAATTTAAAATGAGCTTGCAAAGCGATTCTCCTGTTTCGCAACAGAATAATTTTTTTATAGGCGGCAATAAGCCGGTTATAATGGCAGGTCCGTGCGTAATCGAAGAAGATGAGTCAATCCTTTTCAAAACAGCCGAAAAATTAAAGGAAATTACACAGAAACTTGATATTCCATACATATTCAAAGCTTCTTATGACAAAGCAAACAGAACTTCTCTCGATTCTTACAGAGGCGTGGGACTTGAAGAAGGACTTAAACTTCTTGCAAAAATCAAAAAAGAATTTGATTTGCCTGTAGTAACAGATATTCACCATCCTGATGATGCGGCTATAGTTGCAGAAGTTGCGGATGTTTTGCAAATACCGGCCTTTCTTTCCAGACAAACGGATATTTTGGTTGCTGCCGCTAAAACAGGCAAAATTATAAATATTAAAAAAGGGCAGTTTCTTGCCCCGAAACAAATAGAAAATTCCGCAAAAAAAGTTATAAAAAGCGGAAATGACAGGGTCGTAATCATAGAAAGGGGAACGACATTCGGTTATGGAAATCTTGTTTCCGATATGAGAGCAATACCTATAATACAAAATCTTGGATATCCTGTAATTTTTGATGCTACTCACAGCGTACAACTCCCCGGAGGTGCTGGAGATTCAACAACAGGCGAAAGACAATTTGTGTCAACCCTTGCAAAAGCGGCTATTGCGGCAGGATGTAACGGGCTTTTTATGGAAATTCATCCTGATCCTGATAACGCACCGTGTGACGGTCCTAACATGATTCCTTTAGATAAAGCTTATGACCTCTTAAGCGTTTGCAAAGAAATTTTTGAAGTTGTAAACAGGTAA
- a CDS encoding phosphomannomutase/phosphoglucomutase, giving the protein MKTKFSEVAFGKNDIRGKVGEDLCPELFELIGKAFSTYISNKENAVNNFWVSVAQDARLHSPELTEALVKGLRSCGINVLDLGLCPTPLGYFSEYAGLNLIGALIVTASHNPAEYNGIKITYRQVGLNEAEIVKLKEITFAGDFVKSEKEGEYKKYDIVSDYINTVGKNFFGKGKGVKVVVDSGNATGGVVAPELYTKMGCEVIDIFTEPDGNFPNHHPDPSKEKNLKSLKEKILETGADFGIAFDGDSDRIGVVDNNGYAMPGDQLMLIYALNILENTKINSASKPVFVSEVKCSQVLYDTIDQSGGRSIMWKTGHAYIKSKMKEENAVLAGEMSGHIFFKDRYYGYDDAVYAGCRIIEIVAAKKAKNPEFKLSQVIDALPKKFTSPELRIPCPNESKYRVVEELKADLSKKPDAFANKIESIITIDGIRLVFSDGFALIRASNTEPTFTIRFEAGSQENLDNYQEKFLALLDEKMKNIVN; this is encoded by the coding sequence GTGAAAACAAAATTTAGTGAAGTTGCATTCGGAAAAAACGACATAAGGGGAAAAGTCGGAGAAGACCTTTGTCCTGAACTTTTTGAACTTATCGGAAAAGCTTTTTCGACATATATTTCAAATAAAGAAAATGCAGTTAATAACTTTTGGGTCAGTGTAGCACAGGATGCAAGACTTCATTCTCCCGAACTTACCGAGGCTCTGGTAAAGGGACTTCGCTCATGCGGAATAAATGTCCTTGATTTAGGACTTTGCCCTACACCGTTGGGTTATTTTTCAGAATACGCAGGATTAAACTTAATCGGCGCTCTTATTGTAACTGCAAGCCATAACCCTGCTGAGTATAACGGAATTAAAATAACTTACAGGCAAGTCGGTCTTAATGAAGCTGAAATCGTAAAACTTAAAGAAATAACTTTTGCAGGTGATTTTGTAAAAAGTGAAAAAGAAGGCGAATACAAAAAATATGACATCGTATCAGACTATATAAACACTGTCGGAAAAAATTTCTTCGGAAAAGGAAAAGGCGTAAAAGTCGTGGTTGACAGCGGAAATGCCACAGGTGGTGTTGTCGCTCCCGAATTGTACACAAAAATGGGCTGTGAAGTGATTGATATTTTTACAGAGCCTGATGGAAATTTTCCGAATCACCATCCTGATCCGAGCAAAGAAAAAAATCTTAAGTCTCTTAAAGAAAAAATTCTGGAAACGGGAGCTGATTTTGGAATAGCATTTGATGGAGATTCAGACAGAATCGGTGTCGTTGATAATAACGGTTATGCAATGCCGGGCGATCAGCTGATGCTTATTTATGCTCTTAATATTCTTGAAAATACAAAAATTAATTCGGCATCTAAACCTGTTTTTGTGTCGGAAGTTAAATGCTCACAGGTTTTATATGACACGATAGACCAAAGCGGCGGACGTTCAATTATGTGGAAGACAGGACATGCCTACATAAAAAGCAAGATGAAAGAAGAAAATGCTGTGCTTGCAGGAGAAATGAGCGGGCATATTTTCTTTAAAGACAGATATTACGGTTATGATGATGCTGTTTATGCAGGATGCCGAATTATCGAAATCGTTGCGGCAAAAAAAGCTAAAAATCCTGAATTTAAGCTTTCACAAGTAATCGATGCTCTGCCTAAAAAGTTTACTTCTCCGGAGTTGAGAATTCCTTGTCCGAATGAATCTAAATACAGAGTAGTTGAAGAACTTAAAGCTGATTTAAGCAAAAAACCCGATGCTTTTGCCAACAAAATAGAAAGCATTATCACTATAGACGGAATCAGACTTGTTTTTAGTGATGGTTTTGCTCTTATAAGAGCCAGTAATACTGAACCAACCTTTACTATACGTTTCGAAGCGGGAAGTCAGGAAAATCTTGATAATTATCAAGAAAAATTTCTCGCTCTTCTTGATGAAAAAATGAAAAACATAGTCAATTAA
- a CDS encoding phosphoglucomutase/phosphomannomutase family protein: MTGNTSKITFGTDGWRAIIAEEFTFSNVVLVTKAIAGYIKTKYDPSKPVIIGYDTRFLADKFAQRAAETLNELGLNVKITKIDAPTPVVAYAAKHLNSAGALMLTASHNPPEYCGIKYIPDYAGPATTDITNIIVENVKKLQEGQTVVEVSSQKGTTEVFDPKPDYMKWVKTLIDFDKIKQANLNVFYDPLYASGRGYVDGLLEDAGCKVTTIKNWRDPLYGGAMPEPKEKYLGELKKLVIENPPAIGLSNDGDADRFGVLDEKGAFVTPNDVIAVLFRHLVKNKGRKGSVVKTVATSQLIDKIAEKYGVKVHETAVGFKWIGQIMRQEEVIIGGEESGGLSIWGHIPEKDGIVADLSILEVVAYENKPLYQIVEDVKNEIGLHYINHRIDLHVTEEVKEKTMKTFTQSPPKEVGGLKVKKMKNIDGFKFYFEDNNSWMLVRPSGTEPLFRIYFETDTQDKLEKMIKDIENFVSNI; this comes from the coding sequence ATGACAGGCAATACAAGTAAAATAACCTTTGGAACAGACGGATGGAGGGCGATAATCGCTGAAGAGTTTACGTTCAGCAATGTTGTTCTTGTAACAAAGGCTATTGCAGGCTATATAAAAACAAAATATGACCCGTCAAAACCTGTCATAATAGGTTATGATACAAGATTTTTAGCGGATAAGTTTGCTCAAAGAGCCGCAGAAACTCTTAATGAGCTTGGACTCAATGTGAAAATAACAAAAATAGATGCGCCTACACCTGTAGTTGCTTATGCGGCAAAGCACCTTAATTCTGCCGGAGCTTTAATGCTCACAGCGAGCCACAATCCTCCGGAATATTGCGGAATTAAATATATTCCTGATTATGCAGGTCCGGCTACAACTGATATTACCAATATAATCGTAGAAAATGTGAAAAAACTTCAGGAAGGTCAAACTGTTGTTGAAGTTTCTTCTCAAAAGGGAACGACCGAAGTCTTTGATCCTAAACCTGATTATATGAAATGGGTAAAAACACTTATTGATTTTGACAAAATCAAGCAAGCAAATTTAAATGTTTTCTATGACCCTTTATATGCTTCAGGCAGAGGTTATGTGGACGGCTTACTGGAAGATGCGGGCTGCAAAGTAACGACTATAAAAAACTGGCGCGACCCTCTTTATGGAGGTGCAATGCCTGAGCCTAAAGAAAAATATCTCGGTGAGCTTAAAAAACTGGTAATTGAAAACCCACCAGCTATAGGTCTTAGCAATGACGGAGATGCTGACAGATTTGGCGTACTGGATGAAAAAGGTGCATTTGTAACTCCTAATGATGTTATTGCTGTATTGTTCAGGCATTTAGTTAAAAACAAAGGCAGAAAAGGCTCTGTAGTTAAAACTGTTGCCACAAGCCAATTAATAGACAAAATCGCCGAAAAATACGGTGTAAAAGTTCATGAAACAGCTGTTGGATTTAAATGGATCGGACAAATAATGCGTCAAGAAGAGGTTATCATTGGTGGAGAAGAATCAGGCGGTTTAAGCATCTGGGGACATATCCCCGAAAAAGACGGAATAGTTGCGGATTTATCAATTCTGGAAGTTGTTGCCTACGAAAATAAACCTCTTTATCAAATAGTGGAAGATGTTAAAAATGAAATAGGGCTTCATTATATAAATCACAGAATCGACCTTCATGTTACTGAAGAAGTAAAAGAAAAAACAATGAAAACTTTTACTCAAAGCCCTCCAAAAGAAGTTGGCGGACTAAAAGTCAAAAAAATGAAGAATATTGACGGATTTAAATTTTATTTTGAAGATAATAATTCATGGATGCTTGTGAGACCAAGCGGAACAGAACCGCTTTTCAGAATTTATTTTGAAACTGATACGCAAGACAAACTTGAAAAAATGATTAAAGATATAGAAAATTTTGTAAGTAATATATAA
- a CDS encoding ferredoxin, whose protein sequence is MKAVVDKNTCIGCGICVDICPEIFELNSQGLSETAVTEVSSYYLPDTINAVSACPTNAIKVL, encoded by the coding sequence ATGAAAGCTGTAGTTGATAAAAATACATGTATAGGCTGCGGTATTTGTGTTGATATTTGTCCGGAAATTTTTGAACTAAACTCTCAGGGTTTGTCAGAAACAGCGGTAACAGAGGTTTCTTCATATTACCTGCCCGATACAATCAATGCGGTAAGTGCCTGTCCTACAAATGCTATCAAAGTCCTCTGA
- a CDS encoding tetratricopeptide repeat protein — MQNINIYITAVCFLLIAIIAAFMWFFNKNRRYEVEYNKGIEAYQEKNFETAIKFFLNSTRINPEKLDAFYNLGLTYMALNKVNDSEQNFKKALEINNDDHDTNHNLGLLYYNIKKYDKAFSQFKKLSNTKPNDHETIYLIGLCQMETGNINEAIENFNNAIKIKVSMEDCSYYQTLAQAYDKRFNLSGEFNDLIMARDFYKKTLEIDSKNEEVWYKIAVCSAKQGLWDDCVNFCQKVIELNDQAFEAYNQIGLAMYCSGEYDKAASMYRKALAINPKFSDVYTNFGYVLEKQGDFKESVKMFRKFLELKPNADSSDIVDSHIKELENSINLKNN, encoded by the coding sequence ATGCAAAATATAAATATATATATAACGGCTGTTTGTTTTTTATTAATTGCAATAATTGCAGCTTTTATGTGGTTTTTTAATAAAAACAGACGATATGAAGTTGAGTATAATAAAGGAATAGAGGCGTATCAGGAAAAGAATTTTGAAACAGCAATAAAATTCTTTCTTAACTCAACTAGAATTAATCCTGAAAAACTTGATGCTTTTTATAATCTTGGTTTGACTTATATGGCGCTAAATAAAGTCAATGATTCTGAACAAAATTTTAAAAAAGCACTGGAAATAAATAATGATGATCATGATACCAATCATAACTTAGGATTGCTTTATTACAATATAAAAAAATATGATAAAGCTTTTAGCCAGTTTAAAAAATTGTCTAATACAAAACCTAATGACCATGAAACTATTTATCTTATAGGGCTTTGTCAAATGGAAACAGGAAATATTAACGAAGCTATAGAAAATTTTAATAACGCAATTAAAATAAAAGTTTCTATGGAAGACTGTTCTTATTATCAGACCCTTGCACAAGCTTATGATAAAAGATTTAATTTAAGCGGAGAGTTTAATGACTTAATTATGGCAAGAGATTTTTATAAAAAAACTCTCGAAATTGATTCAAAAAACGAAGAAGTCTGGTACAAAATAGCAGTTTGTTCTGCAAAACAAGGATTGTGGGATGATTGCGTTAATTTCTGCCAAAAGGTTATCGAATTGAATGATCAGGCTTTTGAGGCTTATAACCAGATCGGACTTGCAATGTATTGTAGCGGTGAATACGATAAAGCCGCTTCTATGTACAGAAAAGCATTGGCAATTAATCCTAAATTTTCCGATGTTTATACAAATTTTGGATATGTCCTTGAAAAACAGGGAGATTTCAAAGAATCGGTTAAAATGTTCAGGAAATTTCTTGAATTAAAACCGAATGCGGATAGTTCAGATATAGTTGATTCACACATAAAAGAACTTGAAAACAGCATTAATCTCAAAAATAATTAA
- a CDS encoding UDP-glucuronic acid decarboxylase family protein yields the protein MKKILVTGGAGFIGSHLCERLLNEGNEVVCVDNFFTGSKENITHLMENKYFELIRHDITEHLLVEVDQIYNLACPASPVHYQYNPIKTIKTSILGITNMLGLAKRVKATILQASTSEVYGDPKEHPQKETYWGNVNPIGIRSCYDEGKRVAETLMMDYHRQNNVDIKIIRIFNTYGPRMAEYDGRVVSNFIVQALKGEDITVYGDGSQTRSFCYVSDLVDGFIRMMNSKDFTGPVNLGNPVETPIVEFAERIIKLTGSKSKIIFLPLPQDDPTQRKPDISLASEKLGWQPEVQLQDGLTRTIEYFDKKLSLTK from the coding sequence ATGAAAAAGATATTAGTTACCGGCGGAGCAGGATTTATAGGCTCACATTTATGCGAAAGACTTTTAAATGAAGGAAATGAAGTTGTTTGTGTCGACAATTTCTTTACAGGTTCTAAAGAAAATATAACTCATTTAATGGAAAACAAATATTTTGAGTTAATAAGACATGACATAACAGAACATTTACTTGTAGAAGTTGACCAGATTTATAATCTTGCTTGTCCTGCTTCCCCTGTGCATTATCAATACAATCCGATTAAGACAATAAAAACAAGTATTCTCGGAATTACCAACATGCTCGGACTTGCAAAAAGAGTAAAAGCCACAATTCTTCAGGCTTCCACTTCGGAAGTGTACGGAGATCCCAAAGAGCATCCGCAAAAAGAAACTTACTGGGGAAACGTAAATCCGATAGGAATAAGAAGCTGCTACGATGAAGGTAAAAGAGTTGCCGAAACTTTAATGATGGACTATCACAGACAAAACAACGTAGATATAAAAATTATAAGGATTTTTAATACTTACGGACCGAGAATGGCTGAATATGACGGCAGGGTCGTAAGCAACTTTATTGTTCAAGCTTTAAAAGGTGAAGATATCACTGTTTACGGGGATGGCAGCCAAACAAGATCTTTCTGCTACGTGAGCGACCTTGTTGACGGATTTATCAGAATGATGAATTCAAAAGACTTCACTGGACCGGTAAATCTTGGAAATCCTGTAGAAACTCCCATTGTTGAATTTGCCGAAAGAATCATTAAATTAACCGGAAGTAAATCAAAAATAATTTTTCTACCGCTTCCTCAGGATGATCCGACCCAAAGAAAACCTGATATCTCCCTTGCATCAGAAAAATTGGGATGGCAACCGGAAGTACAACTTCAGGACGGATTAACAAGAACTATAGAATATTTTGACAAAAAATTAAGTTTGACTAAATAA